In Halarcobacter bivalviorum, a genomic segment contains:
- a CDS encoding response regulator transcription factor: MENSYSVLYAEDDENVRKNYVLYLEKYFDKIYEASDGLEALNLYKDKKPNILLLDITMPQLNGLEVIRKIREVDQTTPIIVLSAHSHKEYLFEAIKLNLVDYLIKPINRNEFKEVIESSFDRLKNNTVEHEDKVVINNKCYWDARSRILFFKDKIVDLTKNERILFELLLNKKNQIVKPVEISSYVWNTENNINDASIRNLVKRLRKKLPVDIIDSIYGSGYILNY; the protein is encoded by the coding sequence ATGGAAAACAGTTATTCAGTTTTATATGCAGAAGATGACGAAAACGTAAGAAAAAACTATGTTTTATATTTAGAAAAATATTTTGACAAAATCTATGAAGCAAGTGATGGATTAGAAGCTTTAAATCTATATAAAGATAAAAAGCCAAATATCTTACTTCTGGATATTACTATGCCACAGTTAAATGGTTTAGAAGTTATTAGAAAGATTAGAGAAGTTGACCAAACTACACCAATTATTGTTTTAAGTGCTCACTCTCATAAAGAGTACCTTTTTGAAGCAATTAAATTAAATCTAGTAGACTATTTAATTAAACCAATTAACAGAAATGAATTTAAAGAGGTTATCGAAAGCTCTTTTGATAGATTAAAAAATAATACTGTTGAGCATGAAGATAAAGTTGTTATCAACAATAAGTGCTATTGGGATGCAAGATCTAGAATTCTTTTCTTTAAAGATAAAATCGTAGATTTAACAAAAAATGAGAGAATTCTTTTTGAATTACTATTAAATAAAAAGAATCAAATTGTAAAACCAGTAGAGATTTCATCATATGTATGGAACACTGAAAATAACATAAATGATGCAAGTATTAGAAACTTAGTAAAAAGATTAAGAAAAAAATTACCAGTAGATATTATTGATAGTATTTATGGTAGTGGTTATATTTTAAATTATTAA
- a CDS encoding bifunctional heptose 7-phosphate kinase/heptose 1-phosphate adenyltransferase, protein MINIEKKPKVLVIGDLMIDSYLIGSCDRIATDAPIPVVDIKEEKSVLGGAGNVIRNLASLGAKVSVMSVVGNDDNAKLLKHLLDEIQTKSFLIEQKGRKTSKKTRIMAGISQVFRFDHESKNNISFDNVKSLYSKLVEKIKAYDVILLADYGKGVLTKDFTQKIISYANKNSVKTIVDPYGSDYSKYKGATLIIPNKEEAQAVTKIEISNDDKLLDALKVIKKDFETEYAIITLAEEGIAVLKENKLSVMPTVPLEVYDVTGSGDTVLASIGYALSLNNSIYDSVEFANLATGVVLRKTGTATVSIEEIQSDQVYLDRKLIEKNLACKVK, encoded by the coding sequence ATGATAAATATTGAGAAGAAACCTAAAGTTTTAGTAATTGGTGACTTAATGATTGATTCTTATCTTATTGGTTCTTGTGATAGGATTGCTACAGATGCACCTATTCCTGTTGTTGATATAAAAGAAGAAAAGTCAGTATTAGGTGGTGCAGGTAATGTTATTAGAAACCTTGCTTCCCTTGGTGCTAAAGTTAGTGTAATGTCTGTTGTTGGAAATGATGACAATGCTAAACTTTTAAAGCATCTATTAGATGAAATTCAAACAAAATCTTTTTTAATTGAACAAAAAGGAAGAAAAACATCTAAAAAAACTAGAATTATGGCAGGAATTTCTCAAGTATTTAGATTTGACCACGAAAGTAAAAACAATATCTCCTTTGATAATGTAAAAAGTCTTTATTCCAAATTAGTAGAAAAGATTAAAGCATATGATGTAATCTTATTAGCTGATTATGGAAAGGGAGTTTTAACAAAAGACTTTACACAAAAGATTATCTCTTATGCAAATAAAAATTCTGTTAAAACAATTGTTGATCCATATGGAAGTGACTATTCAAAATATAAAGGTGCAACTTTAATTATTCCAAATAAAGAAGAAGCACAAGCAGTAACAAAAATAGAAATTTCTAATGATGATAAATTGTTAGATGCTTTAAAAGTTATTAAAAAAGATTTTGAGACAGAATATGCAATTATAACTTTAGCAGAAGAAGGAATTGCAGTATTAAAAGAGAATAAGTTATCAGTAATGCCAACTGTACCATTAGAAGTATATGATGTAACAGGTTCTGGAGATACTGTTTTAGCATCTATTGGGTATGCATTATCTTTAAATAATAGCATTTATGATTCAGTTGAATTTGCTAATTTAGCTACAGGTGTAGTACTAAGAAAAACAGGAACAGCTACAGTTTCAATTGAGGAGATTCAATCTGATCAGGTTTATTTAGATAGAAAACTAATTGAAAAAAATTTAGCTTGTAAAGTAAAATAA
- a CDS encoding leucyl aminopeptidase, whose product MILNLVEKNIKKVNADLEIIITDSIKNIKEKEILENLSFEAKDEAVVLLPESKKIFVGHEAKDYDSIAIAIATAVKKFTSTKFTSAKIVVEKQNLKALTEGALLGAYTFDKYKSEKKEEKEKELIFCIEKLTKTTKKIFEESIEIATAVNRTRDMVNTVPEDFYPETMANEARKIAKEANLSCTIHGEKYLEKNAMNAMLSVGRASRHESQLIHLTYKPKDAKKKVVLVGKGLTYDSGGLSLKPADFMTTMKSDKSGGCAILGVMSIISKLELPIEVHAVVGAVENMIGGDAYKPDDVLKAKNGTTIEVKNTDAEGRLVLADCLCYAQDEIKDIDYIFDYATLTGACVVGVGEYTSGIMGNNNELANEVVSCAHKAGEYATVLHFNRFLKKTIKSEVADICNIANTRYGGSITAGIFLEKFILKENKEKWVHHDIAGPAYVEKPWGYNPFGGSGAGVRMTLEFLKNIK is encoded by the coding sequence ATGATTTTAAATTTAGTTGAAAAAAATATAAAAAAAGTTAATGCAGATTTAGAAATTATTATTACAGATTCTATTAAAAATATTAAAGAAAAAGAGATATTAGAAAATTTAAGTTTTGAAGCAAAAGACGAAGCAGTAGTTCTTCTTCCTGAATCAAAAAAAATATTTGTAGGTCATGAAGCAAAAGATTATGACTCTATTGCAATTGCAATAGCAACAGCAGTTAAAAAGTTTACTTCTACAAAATTTACAAGTGCAAAAATTGTTGTTGAAAAACAAAATTTAAAAGCTTTAACTGAGGGTGCTTTATTAGGTGCTTATACTTTTGATAAATATAAATCAGAGAAAAAAGAAGAGAAAGAAAAAGAGCTAATTTTTTGTATTGAAAAACTTACAAAAACTACTAAAAAGATTTTTGAAGAATCAATTGAAATAGCAACAGCTGTTAATAGAACTAGAGATATGGTAAATACAGTTCCAGAAGATTTTTATCCTGAAACTATGGCAAATGAAGCAAGAAAAATTGCAAAAGAGGCAAACCTATCTTGTACTATTCATGGTGAAAAATATTTAGAAAAGAATGCAATGAATGCAATGTTAAGTGTAGGAAGAGCTTCAAGACATGAGTCTCAACTTATTCATTTAACATATAAACCAAAAGATGCAAAGAAAAAAGTAGTTTTAGTAGGTAAGGGGTTAACTTATGATTCTGGTGGTTTATCTTTAAAACCAGCTGATTTTATGACTACAATGAAATCAGATAAAAGTGGTGGTTGTGCAATTTTAGGTGTTATGAGTATTATTTCTAAATTAGAATTACCAATTGAAGTTCATGCAGTTGTTGGTGCAGTTGAGAATATGATTGGTGGAGATGCATATAAACCAGATGATGTTTTAAAAGCTAAAAATGGAACAACAATTGAAGTTAAAAATACTGATGCAGAGGGAAGATTAGTACTTGCTGATTGTTTATGTTATGCACAAGATGAGATTAAAGATATTGATTATATTTTTGATTATGCAACATTAACAGGTGCTTGTGTTGTAGGTGTTGGAGAGTATACTTCTGGAATTATGGGGAATAATAATGAGTTAGCAAATGAAGTTGTTTCTTGTGCTCATAAAGCAGGTGAGTATGCAACTGTATTACATTTCAATAGATTTTTAAAGAAGACTATTAAATCAGAAGTAGCTGATATTTGTAATATTGCAAATACAAGATATGGTGGTTCTATAACTGCTGGAATCTTTTTAGAAAAATTTATTTTAAAAGAAAATAAAGAAAAATGGGTACATCATGATATAGCTGGACCAGCATATGTAGAGAAGCCTTGGGGGTATAATCCATTTGGAGGAAGTGGTGCAGGAGTTAGAATGACTCTTGAGTTTTTAAAGAATATTAAATAA
- a CDS encoding DedA family protein, with the protein MKVVLKNNSGKILFVVVALFVIFLGYSLYQAPVEGIENRFIYLLKTYGYIILFAWSILEGEAGLVMAGLLSHTGDMNMYMAIFIAGLGGFAGDQIYFYTGRFNKSYVHKKFKGQRRKFALAHILLQKYGWPIIFVQRYMYGMRTIIPISIGLTRYSAKTFAFINLISAWCWAAITIVPVWYFGEEILIVLKWLKEHWYYALPFALLIGGSIVYYFHIMTKKKEK; encoded by the coding sequence ATGAAAGTAGTTCTAAAAAATAATTCAGGAAAAATACTTTTTGTAGTAGTAGCCTTATTTGTAATTTTTTTAGGTTATAGCTTATATCAAGCACCTGTTGAGGGTATTGAAAATAGATTTATTTATCTTCTAAAAACTTATGGATATATAATTTTATTTGCTTGGAGTATTTTAGAAGGTGAAGCTGGTCTTGTGATGGCAGGACTATTATCACATACTGGTGATATGAATATGTATATGGCAATATTTATTGCAGGACTTGGTGGTTTTGCAGGGGATCAAATCTATTTTTATACTGGAAGATTTAACAAATCTTATGTTCATAAAAAATTCAAGGGTCAAAGAAGAAAATTTGCTTTAGCACATATTTTATTACAAAAATATGGTTGGCCAATTATTTTTGTACAAAGATACATGTATGGAATGAGAACGATTATTCCAATTTCTATTGGATTAACAAGATATAGCGCAAAAACTTTTGCTTTTATTAATCTAATAAGTGCTTGGTGTTGGGCAGCTATTACTATTGTGCCTGTTTGGTATTTTGGTGAAGAGATTTTAATTGTATTAAAATGGTTAAAAGAACATTGGTATTATGCACTTCCATTTGCATTACTTATCGGTGGAAGTATAGTTTATTATTTTCATATAATGACAAAGAAAAAGGAGAAATAG
- the trpB gene encoding tryptophan synthase subunit beta has translation MKENNIYIPQKSKYDPDENGHFGEFGGRFVPETLMPILKELEAEYNKYRFDKEFWEEVNALLKDYVGRENPLYHAKNISEEIGAKVYLKREDLNHTGAHKVNNVIAQGLLAKKLGKTKVIAETGAGQHGVATATIAALLGLECTVFMGAKDVARQELNVFRMKLLGAKVVAVESGSRTLKDAMNDAIRYWVTNARDTFYIIGTVAGPHPYPLMVRDFQAIIGYEARKQILQKEGKLPDYVVACIGGGSNAIGMFSHFLEDKEVTCVGIEAGGLGLDTNMHGCSLEKGKPGILHGQCSYLLQDENGQVLEAHSISAGLDYPGIGPEHSFHKDNKSVSYDSITDEEAINAFVWLSQKEGIIPAFESAHAIAYLKKAKDKLKGKTVIVNLSGRGDKDMVQAKEILDFD, from the coding sequence ATGAAAGAAAATAACATTTATATTCCACAAAAAAGTAAATATGATCCAGATGAAAATGGTCACTTTGGAGAGTTTGGAGGAAGATTTGTTCCTGAAACTTTAATGCCTATTTTAAAAGAGTTAGAAGCAGAATACAATAAATATAGATTTGATAAAGAGTTTTGGGAAGAGGTTAATGCTTTATTAAAAGATTATGTAGGTAGAGAAAACCCTTTATATCATGCAAAAAATATTTCTGAAGAAATAGGTGCAAAAGTATATTTAAAAAGAGAAGATTTAAACCATACTGGTGCGCATAAAGTAAATAATGTAATTGCACAAGGTCTATTAGCAAAAAAACTAGGAAAAACAAAAGTTATTGCTGAGACAGGAGCTGGGCAACACGGCGTTGCTACAGCAACTATTGCAGCACTTTTAGGTTTAGAATGTACTGTTTTTATGGGTGCAAAAGATGTTGCTAGACAAGAGTTAAATGTATTTAGAATGAAACTTCTAGGTGCAAAAGTAGTTGCAGTTGAGAGTGGAAGTAGAACTTTAAAAGATGCAATGAATGATGCAATTAGATATTGGGTTACAAATGCAAGAGATACTTTTTATATCATTGGAACTGTTGCTGGACCACATCCTTATCCTTTAATGGTTAGAGATTTTCAAGCAATCATTGGATATGAAGCAAGAAAACAGATTCTACAAAAAGAGGGAAAACTTCCTGATTATGTAGTAGCCTGTATCGGTGGAGGATCAAATGCAATTGGAATGTTCTCACACTTCTTAGAAGATAAAGAAGTGACTTGTGTGGGAATAGAAGCAGGTGGTTTAGGACTAGATACAAATATGCATGGTTGTTCTTTAGAAAAAGGAAAACCAGGAATATTACATGGACAGTGTTCATATCTTTTACAAGACGAAAATGGACAGGTTTTAGAAGCTCACTCTATTAGTGCAGGGCTTGATTATCCTGGCATTGGACCTGAACACTCTTTTCATAAAGATAATAAAAGTGTTTCATATGACTCAATCACTGATGAAGAAGCTATAAATGCATTTGTTTGGTTAAGTCAAAAAGAGGGAATTATCCCAGCTTTTGAATCTGCTCATGCAATTGCTTATTTAAAAAAAGCAAAAGATAAATTAAAAGGTAAAACAGTTATTGTTAATTTATCGGGTAGAGGTGATAAGGATATGGTTCAAGCTAAAGAAATTTTAGATTTTGATTAA
- a CDS encoding adenine phosphoribosyltransferase: MELTKEDKKIISNSIRDIKDFPKEGIVFKDITTLLNNKEAYQTLMNHLEERYNSYNLDYVAGIDSRGFIFGAALADRLKVGFVPVRKKGKLPSTTVCEKYELEYGFDEVEIHLDAFPKAKARVLLIDDLIATGGTANAAAKLIKHVNADLVEVCFLLNLTFLDGAKKVREHAPVYSILDI, translated from the coding sequence ATGGAATTGACTAAAGAAGATAAAAAAATAATAAGTAATTCTATTAGAGATATAAAAGATTTTCCTAAAGAGGGAATCGTATTTAAAGATATTACAACACTTTTAAATAATAAAGAAGCTTACCAAACCTTAATGAATCACTTAGAAGAAAGATATAACTCATATAATTTAGATTATGTAGCTGGAATTGACTCAAGAGGTTTCATTTTTGGTGCAGCGTTAGCTGACAGACTAAAAGTAGGTTTTGTTCCTGTTAGAAAAAAAGGAAAACTACCAAGTACAACAGTTTGTGAAAAGTATGAACTGGAATATGGTTTTGATGAAGTTGAAATTCATTTAGATGCTTTTCCAAAAGCTAAGGCAAGAGTATTATTAATTGATGACTTAATTGCTACTGGTGGTACTGCAAATGCTGCAGCAAAATTAATAAAACATGTAAATGCAGATTTAGTTGAAGTTTGTTTTTTATTAAATCTTACATTTTTAGATGGTGCCAAAAAAGTAAGAGAACATGCACCTGTATATTCAATATTAGATATTTAA
- the gmhB gene encoding D-glycero-beta-D-manno-heptose 1,7-bisphosphate 7-phosphatase encodes MTKGLFLDRDGVVNIEKNYLYKIEEFEFFDGIFDSLKKIQKLGYKIFIITNQSGIGRGYYSVEDFEKLTSWMIKEFKNNEIVISQVEFCPHGPNDNCTCRKPKTGMIDKILEKHQIDLENSWLVGDKSSDIKCAKNAGISNTIQVKSGHDFDENESEAKYICETIKDISEIIQT; translated from the coding sequence ATGACAAAAGGACTTTTTTTAGATAGAGATGGTGTTGTAAATATTGAAAAAAACTATCTTTATAAAATAGAAGAATTTGAGTTTTTTGATGGGATATTTGATTCTCTAAAAAAAATACAAAAGCTTGGATATAAAATTTTTATAATTACAAATCAATCAGGTATAGGAAGAGGATATTATTCAGTTGAAGATTTTGAAAAATTAACTTCTTGGATGATAAAAGAGTTTAAAAATAATGAGATTGTAATATCGCAAGTTGAGTTTTGTCCCCATGGACCAAATGATAATTGTACATGTAGAAAACCTAAAACTGGTATGATTGATAAAATCTTAGAAAAACACCAAATTGATTTAGAAAATTCTTGGTTAGTAGGAGACAAATCTTCTGATATAAAATGTGCAAAAAATGCCGGAATAAGCAATACAATTCAAGTTAAATCAGGTCATGATTTTGATGAAAATGAGTCAGAAGCTAAATATATTTGTGAAACTATAAAAGATATTTCGGAAATTATACAGACATAA
- a CDS encoding type II secretion system protein, translating into MKKAFSLLELIFAIVVIGIIASFAIPKYIDTRDSALASTIKRDLITVITSVQSYYLINNKIEKISDAVSLNESNWKIDDKKLVFNDKKEECLSLELKESSIIITIDPSKGRVCKILDEMGVKNETFDLI; encoded by the coding sequence ATGAAAAAAGCTTTCTCTTTACTTGAATTAATCTTCGCCATTGTTGTTATAGGCATTATTGCATCTTTTGCAATTCCTAAATATATTGATACTAGAGATAGTGCTCTTGCTTCTACTATAAAACGGGATTTAATTACCGTTATTACTTCTGTTCAAAGTTACTATTTAATAAATAATAAAATTGAAAAAATATCTGATGCTGTAAGTTTAAATGAATCAAATTGGAAAATTGATGATAAAAAATTAGTTTTTAATGACAAAAAAGAGGAGTGTCTAAGCTTAGAACTAAAAGAGTCTAGTATAATTATTACAATTGATCCCTCAAAAGGAAGAGTATGTAAAATACTTGATGAGATGGGAGTAAAGAATGAAACATTTGATTTAATTTAA
- a CDS encoding replicative DNA helicase: MDSVYSINIERAVLSSVLFNPEELEDILGVLKPKDFYLPAHQKIFEVMTRLHDESMPIDEEFIKKRVNSKDVDDSILLEILSANPITNTLAYVREIKDGSVKRELATLATTIKKVAIEDEVSANDALDVVQGELYKISTDSATSELKHMETITSDTLTYIKKMKERGNTHLTGRTTGFYDLDKRTTGFNEGDLVILAARPAMGKTALVLNMALANVEAGNGVIFFSLEMPAEQLMLRMLAAKTSIPLQNLRKGDMDDNQWANLTAAFEDLNQKKLFVDDGGSININQLRARVRKLAQNEENKISMVIIDYLQLMQGTGNKDRHQEVSDISRGLKMLAREMKIPIIALSQLNRGLENRPDKRPMLSDLRESGAIEQDADIIMFVYRDDVYKEREEARKEKEASDKGEEYKSKFVNKPVEEAEIIIGKQRNGPIGTVKLDFQKQFTRFIDKENANDAPIEVVFESIADTEKEANIEVPQIL, encoded by the coding sequence GTGGATAGTGTATATAGTATAAATATAGAAAGAGCAGTTTTAAGTTCAGTACTTTTTAATCCTGAAGAGTTAGAGGATATTTTAGGAGTTTTAAAACCTAAAGATTTCTATCTTCCTGCTCATCAAAAAATCTTTGAGGTAATGACTAGACTTCATGATGAGTCAATGCCTATTGATGAGGAGTTTATTAAAAAAAGAGTTAACTCAAAAGATGTTGATGACTCTATTTTACTTGAAATTCTTTCTGCAAATCCTATTACTAATACGCTAGCTTATGTAAGAGAGATAAAAGATGGCTCTGTAAAAAGAGAGCTTGCTACTCTTGCAACAACAATTAAAAAAGTTGCAATTGAAGATGAAGTTAGTGCAAATGATGCTTTAGATGTGGTACAAGGAGAACTTTATAAAATCTCTACAGATAGTGCAACAAGTGAATTAAAGCATATGGAAACTATCACAAGTGATACTCTTACTTATATTAAAAAAATGAAAGAGAGAGGTAATACTCACTTAACAGGAAGAACAACAGGGTTTTATGATTTAGATAAAAGAACAACTGGTTTTAATGAAGGGGATTTAGTAATTCTTGCAGCAAGACCAGCAATGGGTAAAACAGCCCTTGTTTTAAATATGGCTTTAGCCAATGTTGAAGCAGGAAATGGTGTTATCTTCTTTTCACTAGAGATGCCAGCAGAGCAACTTATGTTAAGGATGCTTGCAGCTAAAACTTCCATTCCTTTACAAAATCTTAGAAAAGGTGATATGGATGATAATCAATGGGCAAACTTAACAGCTGCCTTTGAAGATTTAAATCAAAAAAAGCTTTTTGTTGATGATGGTGGAAGTATTAATATTAATCAATTAAGAGCAAGAGTTAGAAAACTAGCACAAAATGAAGAGAATAAAATCTCTATGGTAATCATCGATTACCTTCAACTTATGCAAGGTACAGGGAATAAAGATAGACACCAAGAGGTTTCTGATATTTCAAGGGGACTTAAGATGCTTGCTAGGGAGATGAAAATTCCTATTATTGCTCTTTCTCAGTTAAACAGGGGACTTGAAAATAGACCAGATAAGAGACCAATGCTTTCTGACCTTAGGGAATCAGGAGCTATCGAGCAAGATGCTGATATTATCATGTTTGTTTATAGAGATGATGTTTATAAAGAGAGAGAAGAAGCAAGAAAAGAGAAAGAGGCTTCTGATAAAGGAGAAGAGTATAAATCTAAATTCGTAAATAAACCTGTAGAAGAGGCTGAGATTATTATAGGAAAACAAAGAAATGGTCCTATTGGAACAGTAAAACTTGACTTCCAAAAACAATTTACAAGATTTATTGATAAAGAAAATGCAAATGATGCTCCAATTGAAGTAGTTTTTGAGTCAATTGCAGATACTGAAAAAGAAGCAAATATAGAAGTTCCTCAGATTTTATAA
- the ispG gene encoding flavodoxin-dependent (E)-4-hydroxy-3-methylbut-2-enyl-diphosphate synthase — translation MNNVKRYPTKKIFVGDVAIGGDAPISVQSMTYSKTSDVEATVEQIRALHFAGADIVRVAVPDLSAANALKAIKEQTSLPLVADIHFNYKLALIAAEVVDCIRINPGNIGDKKRVTEVVKACKQRNLPIRIGVNCGSLESQFEDKYGQTARGMVESADYNIKYLEDLGFDDIKVSLKASDVQRTVEAYRMLRPMNNYPFHLGVTEAGTQFHSTIKSSIALGSLLLDGIGDTLRVSMTGELEKEIEVGRAILKDAGLVQEGLNIISCPTCGRIEADLVSAVAEVEEKTKHIKTPLNVSVMGCVVNALGEAKAADVAIAYGKGVGLIIKKGETIAKLPTDQLLDRFLKEVEFEAKKESKN, via the coding sequence ATGAACAATGTAAAAAGATATCCAACAAAAAAGATTTTCGTAGGTGATGTTGCTATTGGAGGAGATGCTCCAATATCAGTTCAATCTATGACATACAGTAAGACTTCCGATGTGGAAGCAACAGTAGAACAAATTAGAGCATTGCATTTTGCAGGAGCAGATATTGTAAGAGTTGCAGTACCTGATTTAAGTGCAGCTAATGCCTTAAAAGCTATTAAAGAACAAACTTCATTACCGCTTGTTGCAGACATACATTTTAATTATAAATTAGCATTAATTGCAGCAGAAGTAGTAGATTGTATTAGAATTAACCCTGGAAATATAGGAGATAAAAAAAGGGTTACAGAGGTTGTGAAGGCTTGTAAACAAAGAAATCTTCCAATTAGAATTGGGGTTAATTGTGGTTCTTTAGAGTCTCAATTTGAAGATAAATATGGTCAAACTGCTCGAGGTATGGTTGAAAGTGCTGATTATAATATTAAATATTTAGAGGACTTAGGTTTTGATGATATTAAAGTATCTTTAAAAGCTAGTGATGTACAAAGAACTGTAGAAGCATATAGAATGTTAAGACCTATGAATAACTATCCATTTCATTTAGGTGTTACAGAAGCTGGAACACAGTTTCACTCTACAATTAAATCTTCAATTGCCCTAGGAAGTTTACTTCTTGATGGAATAGGAGATACTTTAAGAGTATCTATGACGGGAGAACTTGAAAAAGAGATTGAAGTAGGACGAGCAATACTAAAAGATGCAGGTTTAGTTCAAGAGGGATTAAATATTATTTCATGTCCAACTTGTGGAAGAATTGAAGCTGATTTAGTAAGTGCAGTTGCAGAAGTAGAAGAGAAAACAAAACATATTAAAACACCTTTAAATGTCTCTGTAATGGGATGTGTTGTGAATGCCTTGGGTGAAGCAAAAGCAGCTGATGTTGCAATTGCTTATGGAAAAGGTGTAGGACTTATTATTAAAAAAGGTGAAACAATTGCAAAGCTTCCAACTGACCAACTTTTAGATAGATTTTTAAAAGAGGTCGAGTTTGAAGCAAAGAAAGAGAGTAAGAATTAG
- a CDS encoding CvpA family protein, with product MQEFTAFDIIILSITVLLGLKGLMKGFIKEVFGLVGIIGGIFIASRLSEDIGNIIAPILALENGATIKLIGFILGLIGFWIILYVAGIIISNIFSASGLGIFDRILGFLFGSAKIFFIFSVITYAVYQIESFRNLMNEKVSNSITFPLLVKSGDFIIKLDPADFTKKIEEKISPEDGQKVNITEEAKKTFDELKTKTNETIEATKEAVNQEIENATKEATENIVNSISNEETTNNTNTEKGN from the coding sequence ATGCAAGAGTTCACTGCATTTGATATAATAATCTTAAGTATTACTGTTTTACTTGGTCTAAAGGGACTTATGAAGGGCTTCATTAAAGAAGTATTTGGTTTAGTTGGAATAATAGGTGGTATTTTCATAGCATCAAGACTTTCAGAAGATATAGGAAATATCATTGCTCCTATTTTAGCACTAGAGAATGGTGCAACAATTAAACTTATTGGTTTTATTTTAGGTCTTATTGGATTTTGGATTATTTTATATGTTGCTGGAATTATTATAAGTAATATCTTCTCTGCAAGTGGACTTGGTATCTTTGATAGAATCTTAGGATTCCTATTTGGAAGTGCAAAAATATTTTTTATATTTTCAGTTATAACTTATGCTGTTTATCAAATTGAGTCATTTAGAAACCTTATGAATGAAAAAGTTTCAAACTCTATTACTTTCCCTCTTTTAGTGAAATCGGGTGATTTTATTATTAAGTTAGACCCAGCAGATTTTACTAAAAAAATTGAAGAAAAAATCTCTCCAGAAGATGGACAAAAAGTAAATATTACAGAAGAAGCTAAGAAAACATTTGATGAATTAAAAACTAAAACAAATGAGACAATTGAAGCTACAAAAGAAGCAGTAAATCAAGAGATTGAAAATGCAACAAAAGAAGCAACTGAAAATATTGTTAATTCAATTTCAAATGAAGAAACAACTAATAATACAAATACGGAAAAAGGAAATTAA